From a region of the Parus major isolate Abel chromosome 25LG1, Parus_major1.1, whole genome shotgun sequence genome:
- the IQGAP3 gene encoding ras GTPase-activating-like protein IQGAP3 isoform X2 codes for MDEQRRQNDAYQYLCHLEEAKRWMEACLGEVLPPPTELEETLRNGVLLAKLGHCFAPAIVPLKKIYDPEQTRYKAAGLHFRHTDNINHWRNAMSHVGLPSIFHPETTDIYDKKNMPRVVYCIHALSFYLFKLGLAPPIQDLYGKVNFTEEEINNMKQELEKYGLQLPAFSKIGGILANELSVDEAAVHAAVLAINKAVDRRVVAQTMETLHNPHAMLVGLREELAGAYQEVLHQAKLEKGSNARNRYPQVIPEGEDVYDWCLTQAEIQGNIIKVNVRGALEEVDNALERQDVLALHRALWDPTLALSCLQRDNLELYLEQLSTDREEKALELGYLELLEQEEVQAGILTANRRDEKERAMLQAVSQINAAVRRGMPAETLEALMDPAAQLPDVHAPAALLYQQQLALLQCQHPRGELAQEELFVAVEMLSTVALVNQALDARNPTRLWSSLVSPALGLSGVEDANAQRYFDDLLQLKGQSRKAGAEFLSWNDIQDSINSTNSSVQDENDRAHAVRLVNEALLQADPEKTLAALLLLAPALPDIALPTAPRYHNVLSRARRQKVQATEDNGAVLWWEEIQKGVFQANQDTVAARSMALGTAAINQAIKEGKASQTLRVLCNPDVALRGVVNACADAYQEQLAALMATKRPAGGMKPSWIRHRLLDGAEYYLNLQTLEGSWQCPRNGSFNTTHLSREEIQLVVTQVTVAHDRECLWASNVALVVRLQARLRGFLVRQQFTARRHILQEQRPAAIRIQACWRGYRQRRAYLERLHYLKSHTEAAIKIQAAVRMWQAQRKYQERLRYFRQNIKAIIKIQAFVRANKARGDYRMLVHTKSPALGIVRRFIHLLEQSQHDFWEESEVLRLQEELVKRIRASRQLESDLDLMDIKIGLLVKNRITLQEVVSHCKKLTKKNKEQLSEMMSMDKQKGLKSLSKEKRQKLEAYQHLFYLLQTQPVYLARLIFQMPQNKSTKFMESVIFTLYNYASNPREAYLLLQLFKVALQEEIRSKVDQVHDILTGNATVIRLVVSFYRNVRGQNALRHILAGPVQEVLQDKTLSIRTDPVDIYKAWINQTESQSGHRSKLPYEVSPEQALSHPEVQRQLDISIRNLLAITDKFVSAITSSVDKIPYGMRYMAKILRMSLVEKFPKASAEEVDKVVGNLLYYRFMNPAVVAPDGFDVVDVSARAALQPEQRRSLGSIAKVLQHAAARKAFQGESAHLCGVNQYLEDTHNKFRRFISAACCVPEPEERFNMDEYSEMVAVAKPVIYITVGELINTHKLLLEHQDSIAPHHSDPLHELLEDLDELPTVQSLVGESVASLGDSGAEQVLSQLSRTEISLTLTNKLVPVASSEESDTRSLLLSTKQMLVDLIQSQPGDSLPEILRTPASEHEEAAHEHLMCRRALQDTQSSAQLKRHRSLAANSRLSMEEKKRKVIRNLRRLESLGLVDSANCYQELIDELAKDIRNQRRHRQQRRRELLKLRQTLEGLDAKTLFYEEQIDYYNQYIKTCLDNLAASSKVSGKSKKLPSLHYTAAQLWEKGVLLEIQDLPPSQLKNVIFDIIPCEESGRFQVKAKFMGIDMECFQLHYQDLLQLQYEGVAVMRMFDKAKVNVNLLIFLLNKKFFKK; via the exons ATGGACGAACAGAGGAGGCAGAATGATGCCTACCAGTACCTGTGTCACCTGGAGGAAGCCAAGCG ctggATGGAGGCCTGTCTGGGTGAGGTCCTGCCCCCGCCCACGGAACTGGAGGAGACCCTGCGCAACGGGGTCCTCCTGGCCAAACTGGGCCACTGCTTTGCCCCTGCTATTGTCCCCCTGAAGAAGATCTATGACCCTGAACAGACACGGTACAAG GCAGCCGGGCTTCATTTTCGGCACACGGATAACATCAACCACTGGCGTAATGCCATGAGCCACGTGGGGCTTCCCTCG ATCTTCCACCCAGAGACCACCGACATCTATGACAAGAAGAACATGCCCCGGGTGGTCTACTGCATCCATGCACTCAG CTTCTACCTCTTCAAGCTGGGGCTGGCTCCTCCGATCCAAGACTTGTATGGGAAAGTGAACTTCACAG AGGAGGAGATCAACAACatgaagcaggagctggagaaatatgggctgcagctgcctgccttCAGCAAGATTGGTGGTATTTTGGCCAACGAGCTCTCAGTGGATGAAGCAGCAG TCCACGCCGCGGTGTTGGCCATCAACAAAGCGGTGGATCGGAGGGTGGTGGCCCAGACGATGGAGACCCTCCACAACCCCCACGCCATGCTGGTGGGACTGCGTGAGGAGCTGGCAGGTGCCTACCAGGAGGTGCTGCACCAGGCTAAGCTGGAGAAGGGCAGCAATGCCAGAAACAGG TACCCACAGGTGATCCCCGAAGGAGAGGATGTCTATGACTGGTGTCTGACCCAGGCTGAAATCCAAGGGAACATCATCAAAGTGAATG TGCGTGGGGCTCTGGAAGAGGTGGACAATGCCCTGGAGAGACAGGATGTGCTGGCACTGCATCGTGCACTGTGGGACCCCACCCTGGCCCTGAGCTGCCTCCAGCGAGACAACCTCGAGCTCTActtggagcagctcagcacgGACCGGGAGGAGAAGGCGCTG GAACTGGGCtacctggagctgctggagcaggaggaggtgcaGGCAGGGATCCTCACAGCGAATCGGAGGGACGAGAAGGAGCGAGCCA tgctgcaggctgTCAGCCAGATCAATGCTGCTGTCCGCCGAGGGATGCCAGCAGAAACCTTGGAAGCGCTGATGgaccctgcagcccagctgcctgATGTGCACgcccctgctgccctgctgtaccagcagcagctggccctgctgcagtgccagcacccaCGG GGCGAGCTGGCACAGGAGGAATTGTTTGTGGCTGTGGAAATGCTCTCAACTGTTGCACTGGTTAACCAAGCCCTGGATGCCAGGAACCCAaccaggctctggagcagcctggtcagccctgccctgggcctCTCAGGAGTTGAAGATGCAAACGCACAGCG GTACTTTGATGACTTGTTGCAGCTGAAAGGCCAATcaaggaaagcaggagctgagtTCCTGAGCTGGAATGACATTCAGGACAGCATCAACAGCACCAATTCATCAGTGCAGGATGAAAACGACC GAGCCCACGCGGTCCGGCTGGTCAATGAGGCGCTGCTGCAGGCGGACCCTGAGAAGACGCTGGCGGCGTTGCTGCTACTGGCACCTGCCCTGCCTGACATTGCCCTTCCAACTGCCCCACGCTACCACAATGTCCTGTCCAGGGCACGGAGGCAGAAAGTCCAG GCCACGGAGGACAATGGAGCTGTTCTTTGGTGGGAGGAGATCCAGAAAGGCGTCTTCCAGGCCAACCAGGACACAGTGGCAGCCAGGAGCA tggctctgggcacagctgccatCAACCAGGCCATCAAGGAAGGGAAGGCGTCACAGACACTGCGGGTGCTGTGCAACCCTGACGTGGCCCTGCGTGGGGTGGTGAACGCCTGTGCTGATGCCtaccaggagcagctggcagctctgaTGGCCACCAAGAGACCAGCAG GGGGCATGAAGCCATCCTGGATCCGGCACAGACTGCTGGATGGTGCCGAGTACTACCTGAACCTGCAGACCTTGGAGggcagctggcagtgcccacGCAATGGCAGCTTCAACACCACGCATCTGAGCCGAGAGGAGATCCAG TTGGTCGTCACCCAAGTGACAGTGGCACATGACCGGGAGTGCCTGTGGGCATCCAACGTTGCCTTGGTGGTGAGGCTGCAGGCGCGGCTCCGGGGCTTCCTTGTTCGCCAGCAGTTCACGGCACGGCGGCacatcctgcaggagcagaggccaGCTGCCATCAGGATCCAG GCTTGTTGGAGGGGGTACAGGCAGCGCAGAGCTTACCTGGAGAGGCTGCACTACCTGAAATCCCACACAGAGGCTGCAATCAAG ATCCAGGCGGCTGTGAGGATGtggcaggcacagaggaagTACCAGGAGAGGCTGCGCTACTTCAGGCAGAAT ATTAAAGCCATAATTAAAATCCAGGCTTTTGTGCGAGCAAACAAGGCCCGTGGGGATTACAGGATGCTGG TCCACACCAAGAGTCCAGCCTTGGGCATCGTTCGGCGCTTCATCcacctgctggagcagagccagcacgACTTCTGGGAGGAGTCAGAGGTGCTgcggctgcaggaggagctggtgaAGAGGATCCGTGCCAGCCGGCAGCTGGAGAGCGACCTGGACCTCATGGACATCAAGATTGGGCTGCTGGTCAAGAACAGGATCACACTGCAG GAGGTGGTCTCCCACTGCAAGAAGCTGACCAAGAAGAACAAAGAGCAGCTCTCAGAGATGATGTCCATGGACAAGCAGAAGGGGCTCAAGTCACTCAGCAAGGAGAAGCGGCAGAAGCTGGAGGCCTATCAGCACCTCTTCtacctgctgcag ACACAGCCGGTGTACTTGGCCAGGCTGATCTTCCAGATGCCCCAGAACAAGTCCACCAAATTCATGGAGTCGGTGATCTTTACACTTTACAACTACGCGTCCAACCCACGGGAGGCTtacctgctgctccagctcttcaaAGTGGCGCTGCAGGAAGAGATcag GTCCAAGGTGGACCAGGTTCATGACATCCTGACGGGCAATGCCACGGTGATCCGGCTGGTGGTCAGCTTCTACCGCAACGTCCGTGGGCAGAACGCCCTGCGGCACATCCTGGCTGGCCCCGTGCAGGAGGTCCTGCAGGACAAGACCCTCAGCATCCGCACGGACCCTGTGGACATCTACAAGGCATGGATCAACCAGACTGAGTCACAGAGTGGGCACAGAAG CAAGCTCCCATATGAGGTCAGCCCTGAGCAGGCTCTCAGCCACCCTGAGGTGCAAAGGCAGCTGGACATTTCTATCCGCAATCTCCTGGCAATAACAGACAAGTTTGTCTCTGCTATCACCTCTTCTGTTGACAAGATCCC CTATGGGATGCGCTACATGGCCAAAATCCTGAGGATGTCCTTGGTTGAGAAATTCCCCAAGGCCTCAGCAGAGGAGGTTGATAAG GTTGTGGGGAACCTGCTCTACTACCGCTTCATGAACCCGGCAGTGGTGGCCCCTGACGGCTTTGATGTCGTGGATGTGtcagccagggcagccctgcagcctgagcagcGCCGCAGCTTGGGGTCCATCGCCAAAGTGCTGCAGCACGCCGCTGCCCGCAAGGCCTTCCAGGGGGAGAGCGCCCATCTCTGCGGCGTGAACCAGTACCTGGAGGACACCCACAACAAGTTCAG GAGGTtcatctctgctgcctgctgcgTCCCCGAGCCTGAAGAGAGGTTTAACATGGATGAGTACTCAGAGATGGTGGCAGTGGCCAAACCAGTCATCTACATCACAGTGGGGGAGCTCATCAACACTCACAAG CTCCTGCTTGAGCACCAGGACTCCATTGCACCACACCACAGTGACCCCCTGCATGAGCTCCTGGAGGATCTTGATGAGCTTCCTACAGTCCAGTCCCTGGTTG GGGAGAGTGTTGCCAGCCTGGGAGacagtggtgctgagcaggtgctctcccagctcagcagaacaGAGATCTCCCTCACCCTCACCAACAAGCTGGTGCCAGTGGCCAGCAGTGAGGAGAGTGACACAAGGAGCCTGCTGCTGAG CACCAAGCAGATGCTGGTGGATTTGATCCAGTCCCAGCCAGGAGATTCTCTCCCGGAAATCCTGCGGACACCAGCCTCAGAGCATGAG GAAGCTGCCCATGAGCACCTCATGTGCCGGCGAGCGCTGcaggacacccagagctctgcgCAGCTGAAGCGCCATCGCTCCCTGGCTGCCAACAGCCGGCTCTCCATGGAGGAGAAGAAGCGCAAGGTCATCCGCAACCTGCGGCGCTTGGagagcctggggctggtggACTCTGCCAACTGCTACCAGGAGCTCATTGATGAGCTGGCCAAG GACATTCGGAACCAGCGGCGTCACAGGCAGCAGCGCCGCAGGGAGCTCCTGAAGCTGAGGCAGACCCTGGAGGGCCTCGATGCTAAGACTCTGTTTTATGAGGAGCAAATTGATTATTACAACCAGTACATCAAGACCTGCCTTGACAacctggcagccagcagcaa GGTCAGTGGGAAGAGCAAGAAGCTGCCATCACTGCACTacacagcagcccagctgtgggagaagggggtgctgctggagatcCAGGACCTGCCGCCCAGCCA GCTCAAGAACGTGATTTTCGACATCATCCCCTGTGAGGAATCAGGCAGGTTCCAGGTGAAAGCCAAATTCATGGGGATCGACATGGAGTGCTTCCAGCTGCACTACCAG gacctgctgcagctgcagtacGAGGGTGTAGCAGTCATGAGGATGTTCGATAAGGCCAAGGTCAATGTCAACCtgctcattttcctcctcaaCAAGAAGTTCTTCAAGAAGTAA
- the IQGAP3 gene encoding ras GTPase-activating-like protein IQGAP3 isoform X1, whose translation MDEQRRQNDAYQYLCHLEEAKRWMEACLGEVLPPPTELEETLRNGVLLAKLGHCFAPAIVPLKKIYDPEQTRYKAAGLHFRHTDNINHWRNAMSHVGLPSIFHPETTDIYDKKNMPRVVYCIHALSFYLFKLGLAPPIQDLYGKVNFTEEEINNMKQELEKYGLQLPAFSKIGGILANELSVDEAAVHAAVLAINKAVDRRVVAQTMETLHNPHAMLVGLREELAGAYQEVLHQAKLEKGSNARNRYPQVIPEGEDVYDWCLTQAEIQGNIIKVNVRGALEEVDNALERQDVLALHRALWDPTLALSCLQRDNLELYLEQLSTDREEKALELGYLELLEQEEVQAGILTANRRDEKERAMLQAVSQINAAVRRGMPAETLEALMDPAAQLPDVHAPAALLYQQQLALLQCQHPRGELAQEELFVAVEMLSTVALVNQALDARNPTRLWSSLVSPALGLSGVEDANAQRYFDDLLQLKGQSRKAGAEFLSWNDIQDSINSTNSSVQDENDRAHAVRLVNEALLQADPEKTLAALLLLAPALPDIALPTAPRYHNVLSRARRQKVQATEDNGAVLWWEEIQKGVFQANQDTVAARSMALGTAAINQAIKEGKASQTLRVLCNPDVALRGVVNACADAYQEQLAALMATKRPAGGMKPSWIRHRLLDGAEYYLNLQTLEGSWQCPRNGSFNTTHLSREEIQLVVTQVTVAHDRECLWASNVALVVRLQARLRGFLVRQQFTARRHILQEQRPAAIRIQACWRGYRQRRAYLERLHYLKSHTEAAIKIQAAVRMWQAQRKYQERLRYFRQNIKAIIKIQAFVRANKARGDYRMLVHTKSPALGIVRRFIHLLEQSQHDFWEESEVLRLQEELVKRIRASRQLESDLDLMDIKIGLLVKNRITLQEVVSHCKKLTKKNKEQLSEMMSMDKQKGLKSLSKEKRQKLEAYQHLFYLLQTQPVYLARLIFQMPQNKSTKFMESVIFTLYNYASNPREAYLLLQLFKVALQEEIRSKVDQVHDILTGNATVIRLVVSFYRNVRGQNALRHILAGPVQEVLQDKTLSIRTDPVDIYKAWINQTESQSGHRSKLPYEVSPEQALSHPEVQRQLDISIRNLLAITDKFVSAITSSVDKIPYGMRYMAKILRMSLVEKFPKASAEEVDKVVGNLLYYRFMNPAVVAPDGFDVVDVSARAALQPEQRRSLGSIAKVLQHAAARKAFQGESAHLCGVNQYLEDTHNKFRRFISAACCVPEPEERFNMDEYSEMVAVAKPVIYITVGELINTHKLLLEHQDSIAPHHSDPLHELLEDLDELPTVQSLVGSLSWTALGMGSQPNTASRALSALAGESVASLGDSGAEQVLSQLSRTEISLTLTNKLVPVASSEESDTRSLLLSTKQMLVDLIQSQPGDSLPEILRTPASEHEEAAHEHLMCRRALQDTQSSAQLKRHRSLAANSRLSMEEKKRKVIRNLRRLESLGLVDSANCYQELIDELAKDIRNQRRHRQQRRRELLKLRQTLEGLDAKTLFYEEQIDYYNQYIKTCLDNLAASSKVSGKSKKLPSLHYTAAQLWEKGVLLEIQDLPPSQLKNVIFDIIPCEESGRFQVKAKFMGIDMECFQLHYQDLLQLQYEGVAVMRMFDKAKVNVNLLIFLLNKKFFKK comes from the exons ATGGACGAACAGAGGAGGCAGAATGATGCCTACCAGTACCTGTGTCACCTGGAGGAAGCCAAGCG ctggATGGAGGCCTGTCTGGGTGAGGTCCTGCCCCCGCCCACGGAACTGGAGGAGACCCTGCGCAACGGGGTCCTCCTGGCCAAACTGGGCCACTGCTTTGCCCCTGCTATTGTCCCCCTGAAGAAGATCTATGACCCTGAACAGACACGGTACAAG GCAGCCGGGCTTCATTTTCGGCACACGGATAACATCAACCACTGGCGTAATGCCATGAGCCACGTGGGGCTTCCCTCG ATCTTCCACCCAGAGACCACCGACATCTATGACAAGAAGAACATGCCCCGGGTGGTCTACTGCATCCATGCACTCAG CTTCTACCTCTTCAAGCTGGGGCTGGCTCCTCCGATCCAAGACTTGTATGGGAAAGTGAACTTCACAG AGGAGGAGATCAACAACatgaagcaggagctggagaaatatgggctgcagctgcctgccttCAGCAAGATTGGTGGTATTTTGGCCAACGAGCTCTCAGTGGATGAAGCAGCAG TCCACGCCGCGGTGTTGGCCATCAACAAAGCGGTGGATCGGAGGGTGGTGGCCCAGACGATGGAGACCCTCCACAACCCCCACGCCATGCTGGTGGGACTGCGTGAGGAGCTGGCAGGTGCCTACCAGGAGGTGCTGCACCAGGCTAAGCTGGAGAAGGGCAGCAATGCCAGAAACAGG TACCCACAGGTGATCCCCGAAGGAGAGGATGTCTATGACTGGTGTCTGACCCAGGCTGAAATCCAAGGGAACATCATCAAAGTGAATG TGCGTGGGGCTCTGGAAGAGGTGGACAATGCCCTGGAGAGACAGGATGTGCTGGCACTGCATCGTGCACTGTGGGACCCCACCCTGGCCCTGAGCTGCCTCCAGCGAGACAACCTCGAGCTCTActtggagcagctcagcacgGACCGGGAGGAGAAGGCGCTG GAACTGGGCtacctggagctgctggagcaggaggaggtgcaGGCAGGGATCCTCACAGCGAATCGGAGGGACGAGAAGGAGCGAGCCA tgctgcaggctgTCAGCCAGATCAATGCTGCTGTCCGCCGAGGGATGCCAGCAGAAACCTTGGAAGCGCTGATGgaccctgcagcccagctgcctgATGTGCACgcccctgctgccctgctgtaccagcagcagctggccctgctgcagtgccagcacccaCGG GGCGAGCTGGCACAGGAGGAATTGTTTGTGGCTGTGGAAATGCTCTCAACTGTTGCACTGGTTAACCAAGCCCTGGATGCCAGGAACCCAaccaggctctggagcagcctggtcagccctgccctgggcctCTCAGGAGTTGAAGATGCAAACGCACAGCG GTACTTTGATGACTTGTTGCAGCTGAAAGGCCAATcaaggaaagcaggagctgagtTCCTGAGCTGGAATGACATTCAGGACAGCATCAACAGCACCAATTCATCAGTGCAGGATGAAAACGACC GAGCCCACGCGGTCCGGCTGGTCAATGAGGCGCTGCTGCAGGCGGACCCTGAGAAGACGCTGGCGGCGTTGCTGCTACTGGCACCTGCCCTGCCTGACATTGCCCTTCCAACTGCCCCACGCTACCACAATGTCCTGTCCAGGGCACGGAGGCAGAAAGTCCAG GCCACGGAGGACAATGGAGCTGTTCTTTGGTGGGAGGAGATCCAGAAAGGCGTCTTCCAGGCCAACCAGGACACAGTGGCAGCCAGGAGCA tggctctgggcacagctgccatCAACCAGGCCATCAAGGAAGGGAAGGCGTCACAGACACTGCGGGTGCTGTGCAACCCTGACGTGGCCCTGCGTGGGGTGGTGAACGCCTGTGCTGATGCCtaccaggagcagctggcagctctgaTGGCCACCAAGAGACCAGCAG GGGGCATGAAGCCATCCTGGATCCGGCACAGACTGCTGGATGGTGCCGAGTACTACCTGAACCTGCAGACCTTGGAGggcagctggcagtgcccacGCAATGGCAGCTTCAACACCACGCATCTGAGCCGAGAGGAGATCCAG TTGGTCGTCACCCAAGTGACAGTGGCACATGACCGGGAGTGCCTGTGGGCATCCAACGTTGCCTTGGTGGTGAGGCTGCAGGCGCGGCTCCGGGGCTTCCTTGTTCGCCAGCAGTTCACGGCACGGCGGCacatcctgcaggagcagaggccaGCTGCCATCAGGATCCAG GCTTGTTGGAGGGGGTACAGGCAGCGCAGAGCTTACCTGGAGAGGCTGCACTACCTGAAATCCCACACAGAGGCTGCAATCAAG ATCCAGGCGGCTGTGAGGATGtggcaggcacagaggaagTACCAGGAGAGGCTGCGCTACTTCAGGCAGAAT ATTAAAGCCATAATTAAAATCCAGGCTTTTGTGCGAGCAAACAAGGCCCGTGGGGATTACAGGATGCTGG TCCACACCAAGAGTCCAGCCTTGGGCATCGTTCGGCGCTTCATCcacctgctggagcagagccagcacgACTTCTGGGAGGAGTCAGAGGTGCTgcggctgcaggaggagctggtgaAGAGGATCCGTGCCAGCCGGCAGCTGGAGAGCGACCTGGACCTCATGGACATCAAGATTGGGCTGCTGGTCAAGAACAGGATCACACTGCAG GAGGTGGTCTCCCACTGCAAGAAGCTGACCAAGAAGAACAAAGAGCAGCTCTCAGAGATGATGTCCATGGACAAGCAGAAGGGGCTCAAGTCACTCAGCAAGGAGAAGCGGCAGAAGCTGGAGGCCTATCAGCACCTCTTCtacctgctgcag ACACAGCCGGTGTACTTGGCCAGGCTGATCTTCCAGATGCCCCAGAACAAGTCCACCAAATTCATGGAGTCGGTGATCTTTACACTTTACAACTACGCGTCCAACCCACGGGAGGCTtacctgctgctccagctcttcaaAGTGGCGCTGCAGGAAGAGATcag GTCCAAGGTGGACCAGGTTCATGACATCCTGACGGGCAATGCCACGGTGATCCGGCTGGTGGTCAGCTTCTACCGCAACGTCCGTGGGCAGAACGCCCTGCGGCACATCCTGGCTGGCCCCGTGCAGGAGGTCCTGCAGGACAAGACCCTCAGCATCCGCACGGACCCTGTGGACATCTACAAGGCATGGATCAACCAGACTGAGTCACAGAGTGGGCACAGAAG CAAGCTCCCATATGAGGTCAGCCCTGAGCAGGCTCTCAGCCACCCTGAGGTGCAAAGGCAGCTGGACATTTCTATCCGCAATCTCCTGGCAATAACAGACAAGTTTGTCTCTGCTATCACCTCTTCTGTTGACAAGATCCC CTATGGGATGCGCTACATGGCCAAAATCCTGAGGATGTCCTTGGTTGAGAAATTCCCCAAGGCCTCAGCAGAGGAGGTTGATAAG GTTGTGGGGAACCTGCTCTACTACCGCTTCATGAACCCGGCAGTGGTGGCCCCTGACGGCTTTGATGTCGTGGATGTGtcagccagggcagccctgcagcctgagcagcGCCGCAGCTTGGGGTCCATCGCCAAAGTGCTGCAGCACGCCGCTGCCCGCAAGGCCTTCCAGGGGGAGAGCGCCCATCTCTGCGGCGTGAACCAGTACCTGGAGGACACCCACAACAAGTTCAG GAGGTtcatctctgctgcctgctgcgTCCCCGAGCCTGAAGAGAGGTTTAACATGGATGAGTACTCAGAGATGGTGGCAGTGGCCAAACCAGTCATCTACATCACAGTGGGGGAGCTCATCAACACTCACAAG CTCCTGCTTGAGCACCAGGACTCCATTGCACCACACCACAGTGACCCCCTGCATGAGCTCCTGGAGGATCTTGATGAGCTTCCTACAGTCCAGTCCCTGGTTG GAAGCTTGAGCTGGACTGCTTTGGGCATGGGAAGCCAGCCCAACACAGCTAGCAGGGCTCTCTCTGCCCTCGCAGGGGAGAGTGTTGCCAGCCTGGGAGacagtggtgctgagcaggtgctctcccagctcagcagaacaGAGATCTCCCTCACCCTCACCAACAAGCTGGTGCCAGTGGCCAGCAGTGAGGAGAGTGACACAAGGAGCCTGCTGCTGAG CACCAAGCAGATGCTGGTGGATTTGATCCAGTCCCAGCCAGGAGATTCTCTCCCGGAAATCCTGCGGACACCAGCCTCAGAGCATGAG GAAGCTGCCCATGAGCACCTCATGTGCCGGCGAGCGCTGcaggacacccagagctctgcgCAGCTGAAGCGCCATCGCTCCCTGGCTGCCAACAGCCGGCTCTCCATGGAGGAGAAGAAGCGCAAGGTCATCCGCAACCTGCGGCGCTTGGagagcctggggctggtggACTCTGCCAACTGCTACCAGGAGCTCATTGATGAGCTGGCCAAG GACATTCGGAACCAGCGGCGTCACAGGCAGCAGCGCCGCAGGGAGCTCCTGAAGCTGAGGCAGACCCTGGAGGGCCTCGATGCTAAGACTCTGTTTTATGAGGAGCAAATTGATTATTACAACCAGTACATCAAGACCTGCCTTGACAacctggcagccagcagcaa GGTCAGTGGGAAGAGCAAGAAGCTGCCATCACTGCACTacacagcagcccagctgtgggagaagggggtgctgctggagatcCAGGACCTGCCGCCCAGCCA GCTCAAGAACGTGATTTTCGACATCATCCCCTGTGAGGAATCAGGCAGGTTCCAGGTGAAAGCCAAATTCATGGGGATCGACATGGAGTGCTTCCAGCTGCACTACCAG gacctgctgcagctgcagtacGAGGGTGTAGCAGTCATGAGGATGTTCGATAAGGCCAAGGTCAATGTCAACCtgctcattttcctcctcaaCAAGAAGTTCTTCAAGAAGTAA